A single window of Paenibacillus sp. SYP-B4298 DNA harbors:
- a CDS encoding accessory gene regulator ArgB-like protein: protein MLEVLARHLAGRMKQAIPDEPVSEAVLRYGWAIVLNTVFTLALSAVFGLALGKLAETMTVLFAFALLRAITGGYHFKSGTICVVVSSATAAALTLIQPGGYLVLTMTVISGVLVALYAPAGIERQTRIPVAYHPLLKVVGLLLVLTNLRIQSDLLALSWFVQSISLITLRPRKEVITNEQKST, encoded by the coding sequence ATGTTAGAAGTCTTAGCCAGACATCTGGCAGGTAGAATGAAACAGGCGATACCCGATGAACCGGTTAGCGAGGCGGTGCTGCGTTACGGATGGGCGATTGTGCTTAATACGGTCTTCACGCTTGCGCTTAGTGCCGTATTCGGGCTGGCACTGGGCAAGCTGGCGGAGACGATGACCGTGCTGTTCGCATTTGCCCTGCTGCGGGCGATTACCGGCGGCTATCATTTCAAGTCAGGGACAATCTGTGTCGTCGTCTCCTCAGCAACGGCCGCGGCCTTGACCTTGATTCAGCCCGGCGGCTACCTGGTGTTGACGATGACGGTCATCAGCGGCGTGCTGGTTGCGCTGTATGCGCCGGCAGGCATCGAACGGCAGACTCGCATACCAGTTGCCTATCATCCGCTGCTGAAGGTGGTAGGACTGCTGCTGGTGCTGACCAATCTGCGCATTCAGTCCGATCTGCTCGCCTTGAGCTGGTTTGTTCAGTCCATCTCACTCATTACGCTCCGGCCGCGAAAGGAGGTGATAACCAATGAGCAAAAGAGCACTTAG
- a CDS encoding stage VI sporulation protein F has protein sequence MSYKKFGIRPELVERVKAKLKHTPTKERIKLLVSDLSKQDLQDRGKVRRLVKSAAAILKEPLTDTQEEQLVAFVIAQKIDPKNTFHLIKLWGMFR, from the coding sequence ATGAGCTACAAGAAGTTCGGCATCCGCCCGGAGCTGGTCGAGCGCGTGAAGGCGAAGCTGAAGCATACGCCGACCAAGGAGCGGATCAAGCTGCTGGTGTCGGATCTGTCGAAGCAGGATCTTCAGGATCGCGGCAAGGTGCGGCGGTTGGTCAAGTCGGCGGCGGCGATCCTGAAGGAGCCGCTGACGGATACGCAGGAGGAGCAACTGGTGGCGTTCGTGATCGCCCAGAAGATTGATCCGAAGAATACGTTTCATCTCATCAAGCTGTGGGGCATGTTTCGCTAA
- a CDS encoding DegV family protein has product MGAQQVIIVTDSTADIAREVREELGIIMVPLKVHFGHEVYEDAVTIESDEFFTKLIASDVLPTTSQPSPADFMAVYDRLLKEHPGAAIISLHLSSALSGTYQSALLATSLQEQEGDITVIDSKMASYGYGIAVVKAARMAREGAGKEEILAEIARLRQDIRLYFLVDTLEYLQKGGRIGKAAALFGSILNIKPILTVDNEGMVAAVDKVRGQRKAMARMMELLKQDFDGVPVHIMMASAHHEGNAAELLELAKAHFDVREVGFTKLGAVIGTHVGPGAAAIFMSRA; this is encoded by the coding sequence ATGGGAGCACAGCAGGTCATTATTGTGACGGACAGTACAGCGGACATTGCTCGCGAGGTGCGGGAGGAGCTAGGCATCATCATGGTGCCGCTCAAGGTGCATTTCGGCCATGAGGTGTATGAAGACGCCGTAACGATCGAATCGGATGAATTCTTCACCAAGCTGATCGCTTCGGATGTATTGCCCACGACCTCGCAGCCCTCGCCGGCCGACTTCATGGCGGTCTATGACCGGCTGCTGAAGGAGCATCCTGGCGCAGCGATTATCTCGTTGCATCTGTCCTCAGCGCTTAGCGGGACGTACCAGTCGGCGCTGCTGGCAACCTCCTTGCAGGAGCAGGAAGGGGATATTACGGTCATCGACTCGAAGATGGCCTCCTACGGCTACGGCATTGCGGTGGTGAAGGCAGCCCGGATGGCGAGGGAAGGGGCGGGCAAGGAGGAGATTCTAGCCGAGATTGCCCGGCTGCGTCAGGATATTCGGCTGTACTTCCTGGTGGATACACTGGAATATTTGCAAAAGGGCGGAAGGATCGGCAAGGCGGCGGCGCTGTTCGGCTCGATTCTGAACATTAAGCCGATCTTGACCGTAGATAATGAGGGTATGGTTGCCGCAGTGGACAAGGTGCGTGGTCAGCGCAAGGCAATGGCTCGAATGATGGAGCTGCTGAAGCAGGACTTCGACGGTGTGCCCGTTCATATTATGATGGCCTCTGCACACCATGAAGGCAATGCGGCGGAGCTGCTGGAGCTGGCGAAGGCGCATTTTGATGTGCGCGAGGTCGGCTTTACGAAGCTGGGCGCGGTCATCGGCACCCATGTGGGTCCGGGCGCAGCCGCTATTTTCATGTCAAGGGCGTGA
- a CDS encoding helix-turn-helix domain-containing protein — MSFDYTLIGKRIRKARENKGLTQEKLAEQLDVSNAYISKIERGRTPVNLDRLSELCVVLEETPEYILGGTNKASNDFLRNEIIDMLEGCPPGKIKLISQIVKHIVDYDDPSS; from the coding sequence ATGAGCTTTGATTACACATTAATCGGGAAACGAATCAGAAAAGCGAGGGAGAACAAGGGATTAACTCAGGAGAAGCTTGCCGAGCAACTCGATGTTTCCAATGCTTACATAAGCAAGATCGAACGTGGCAGAACACCGGTTAACCTGGATAGACTCTCCGAGCTTTGCGTTGTGCTTGAGGAAACGCCGGAATATATTCTCGGCGGCACGAACAAGGCCTCCAATGATTTTCTGCGCAACGAGATTATCGATATGCTTGAGGGCTGTCCGCCCGGCAAGATTAAGCTGATCTCACAGATCGTCAAGCATATCGTCGACTACGATGACCCATCATCCTGA
- a CDS encoding DNA polymerase IV: protein MERVIMLVDCQSFYASVEKSAHPEYRDRPLAVAGDPARRSGIILAACPLAKERGVTTAQRLGEALGQCPELVVIRPRMQTYIEASLKITEIFHRFTDLVEPYSIDEQFLDVTGSLRYFGSPPELARQLQDYILLSTGVWARVGIGPTKVLAKMATDIWAKKLTEGVFTLPTARVEELLWPRPIRQLFGVGSRMARHFERMGLRTIGELAAVPLPELKRRLRLRLGRNSDIQAELYWQTARGLDPSPVALSTHDRQQAVGHQMTLPYDYATPEEINIILLELSEEVCRRCRAKGYMGRVLAVSARGADYDAPTGFSRQSTLLDPTHLTDEVYAAARKLFYAHWDGEPVRQLGMALSGLSPDGEYQLTMFGDRERKRRLAKATDTIKARFGAAALLRASSLTDAAQAREREAKIGGHYK from the coding sequence ATGGAGCGAGTCATCATGCTGGTGGATTGCCAATCGTTCTATGCATCTGTGGAAAAGTCAGCCCACCCCGAGTATCGCGATCGGCCGCTCGCTGTTGCAGGCGATCCTGCACGGCGCTCCGGTATTATTCTGGCTGCGTGCCCGCTCGCCAAGGAGCGCGGGGTGACGACGGCGCAGCGGCTGGGGGAGGCGCTGGGACAATGCCCGGAGCTGGTCGTCATCCGTCCGCGCATGCAGACCTATATTGAAGCTTCGTTGAAGATTACCGAGATTTTTCATCGGTTCACCGATCTGGTAGAGCCGTATTCCATTGATGAGCAATTTCTTGATGTGACGGGCTCGCTGCGCTACTTCGGCTCGCCGCCCGAGCTGGCTCGGCAGTTGCAGGACTATATTTTGCTCAGTACCGGTGTGTGGGCGCGGGTCGGTATCGGACCGACGAAGGTGCTGGCGAAGATGGCGACGGATATTTGGGCGAAGAAGCTGACAGAGGGCGTGTTCACTTTGCCGACAGCGCGGGTGGAGGAGCTGCTGTGGCCGCGTCCGATCCGCCAACTGTTCGGTGTCGGCTCGCGCATGGCGCGGCACTTTGAGCGGATGGGGCTGCGCACGATCGGGGAGCTGGCTGCTGTGCCGCTGCCGGAGCTGAAGCGGCGACTTCGGCTGCGGCTGGGTCGCAACAGCGATATTCAGGCGGAGCTGTATTGGCAGACCGCCAGGGGGCTCGATCCCAGCCCGGTAGCGCTATCGACACATGACCGTCAGCAGGCGGTTGGGCATCAGATGACGCTGCCTTATGATTACGCAACGCCGGAGGAGATCAATATTATTTTGCTGGAGCTGAGCGAGGAGGTGTGTCGGCGCTGCCGGGCCAAGGGTTATATGGGCCGCGTGCTGGCTGTCAGCGCGCGCGGTGCGGACTATGACGCGCCTACAGGGTTCTCCAGACAGAGTACGCTGCTTGACCCGACGCATCTTACAGATGAGGTGTATGCGGCTGCGCGCAAGCTGTTCTATGCGCATTGGGATGGCGAGCCGGTGCGGCAATTGGGGATGGCGCTGTCCGGGCTGTCTCCCGATGGGGAATACCAACTGACGATGTTTGGCGATCGGGAGCGCAAGCGGCGGCTCGCCAAGGCGACGGATACGATCAAGGCGCGCTTCGGAGCCGCGGCGCTGCTGCGCGCGTCTTCTCTGACGGATGCTGCCCAGGCGCGTGAGCGCGAGGCGAAGATTGGAGGGCATTATAAATGA
- a CDS encoding LytTR family transcriptional regulator DNA-binding domain-containing protein: MFLEMVQNRILVHTSDSVYYLPNSLERWLRAFQTAGLTFELVDRPCIANLSNVKRMDPTWYRLYFNEKPQPGEKPCNVARSNYRIIAKKIRELK, from the coding sequence TTGTTTCTGGAGATGGTGCAGAACCGGATATTGGTGCATACAAGCGATAGCGTCTATTATCTTCCCAACTCGCTTGAGCGCTGGCTTCGCGCCTTCCAGACCGCAGGGCTGACATTTGAGCTGGTTGACCGGCCCTGCATCGCTAACCTGTCCAACGTGAAACGAATGGACCCTACATGGTACAGGCTGTACTTCAACGAGAAGCCTCAGCCTGGCGAGAAGCCATGCAACGTCGCACGCAGCAACTATCGGATTATAGCGAAAAAAATCCGAGAGTTAAAGTAG
- a CDS encoding DUF2515 family protein has protein sequence MGQGNKRIGAPWRKVRDWIKAALRQSGRLLRLPQHALYYVVAKWRGQQRSRRMARSARQLRLRPDSLQLLLQACRRMGRMSSGPLLASSQRIGSAMEAASELGAQASMDAADSAALSQAAPGAAQKSGLPDRRHAAKHRSLGAARGARGRHDGTGDEVNAKADQAGPGRGGADESVRPVPEWSPHGSVSAEARLRRERELCSEQETELLHSIQERTERCNRNNVTRTQAYWDMYRRHPELHWALLAHMVSRNGGWNMTDLQGGLLPGLLSWQQREDTFWLLERANAFIFGDAYPQLLLYEAGKRAGRDLSYLLPALGVSRFMFPAWRIFWRDQDAALLTVSLIINEQHYIERRVVQHPELSERVVQASFFELQSLLQLNQVIFPYAAWPQPLRLAGLILENFGHLEERIEFGKQLYALLFAVPEVHQGVVRFARAVRHSGSRADYAPHLFAGGQAKGAGSNGGEASGMADRRQDAGRLILSPMLSQAWPDRPLERPVPGDWFAGLGDVERHLTRLSLPPSFEMTNEYGFGLSKLKLAAAAARSAGWSQG, from the coding sequence ATGGGGCAAGGGAACAAGCGCATCGGTGCGCCGTGGAGGAAAGTGCGGGATTGGATCAAGGCGGCGCTAAGACAATCCGGCCGCCTGCTGCGGCTGCCACAGCACGCGCTCTACTATGTTGTTGCCAAATGGCGGGGGCAACAGCGATCCCGTCGTATGGCCCGCAGTGCGCGCCAGCTCCGCTTGCGCCCGGATTCGCTGCAGTTGCTGCTCCAGGCTTGCCGCCGGATGGGGCGGATGTCCTCCGGGCCGCTGCTGGCAAGCAGCCAGCGGATCGGGAGCGCCATGGAGGCGGCTAGCGAGCTTGGCGCGCAGGCGTCTATGGATGCTGCCGACTCCGCGGCCTTATCCCAAGCGGCGCCGGGTGCCGCGCAGAAGTCTGGTTTGCCTGACCGCCGTCATGCAGCCAAGCACCGCTCGCTGGGAGCTGCGCGTGGTGCAAGGGGCAGGCATGACGGTACAGGGGATGAAGTCAATGCGAAGGCTGATCAGGCGGGTCCTGGCAGGGGCGGTGCAGATGAGTCTGTTCGCCCTGTTCCTGAATGGTCGCCGCATGGCAGCGTGTCTGCGGAGGCTCGCTTGCGGCGTGAGCGCGAGCTGTGCAGCGAGCAGGAGACGGAGCTGCTGCACAGTATTCAGGAGCGGACGGAGCGCTGCAACCGCAATAATGTGACGCGCACTCAGGCTTATTGGGACATGTACAGGCGGCACCCGGAGCTGCATTGGGCGCTGCTGGCGCATATGGTGTCGCGCAATGGCGGCTGGAATATGACGGATCTGCAGGGCGGACTGCTGCCTGGGCTGCTGTCTTGGCAGCAGCGGGAGGATACGTTCTGGCTGCTGGAGCGGGCCAATGCTTTCATTTTTGGGGATGCTTATCCCCAACTGCTGCTATATGAGGCGGGCAAGCGGGCGGGGCGCGATCTGTCGTATCTGTTGCCTGCGCTGGGGGTATCGCGATTCATGTTCCCGGCCTGGCGGATTTTTTGGCGCGATCAGGATGCGGCGTTGTTGACCGTGTCGCTCATTATTAACGAGCAGCATTATATTGAGCGCAGAGTGGTGCAGCACCCGGAGCTGAGCGAGCGGGTGGTGCAGGCTTCATTTTTCGAGCTGCAATCGCTGTTGCAGCTTAACCAGGTCATCTTTCCCTATGCGGCTTGGCCTCAACCGCTGCGGCTGGCGGGTCTGATTCTGGAGAACTTCGGTCATCTGGAGGAGCGGATTGAATTCGGCAAGCAGCTATATGCGCTGCTATTTGCTGTTCCCGAGGTGCACCAGGGCGTTGTGCGCTTCGCTCGCGCTGTTCGTCATAGCGGCTCCAGAGCGGACTATGCGCCGCATCTGTTTGCCGGGGGTCAAGCGAAGGGTGCTGGCAGCAATGGAGGAGAAGCGTCAGGGATGGCGGACAGGAGGCAGGATGCGGGCAGGCTGATCCTTAGCCCGATGCTGTCGCAGGCTTGGCCGGACCGTCCGCTGGAGCGCCCCGTGCCGGGAGATTGGTTTGCGGGATTAGGGGATGTGGAGCGTCATCTGACACGGCTGAGCCTGCCGCCGTCCTTTGAGATGACGAATGAGTATGGCTTCGGCTTGTCCAAGCTCAAGCTTGCCGCTGCAGCGGCAAGGAGCGCAGGCTGGTCGCAGGGATAG
- the coaD gene encoding pantetheine-phosphate adenylyltransferase: protein MSTTERFERVAVYPGSFDPVTLGHLDIIQRASKMFDRVIVAVLNNRSKKPLFSVEERKELLAKVTKPMPNVEIDSFRDLLVRYMRSKNAQVIVRGIRSVTDFEYELQLASTNQHLDNGIETIFMMTNPKYSYLSSSIVKEIAQFQGNVHELVSPEVEQALQVKFAEVQPDS from the coding sequence ATGTCAACAACAGAACGATTTGAACGAGTAGCGGTCTATCCGGGCAGCTTCGATCCGGTGACGCTCGGTCATCTCGATATTATTCAGCGGGCGTCCAAGATGTTCGATCGGGTTATCGTCGCTGTCTTGAATAACCGTAGCAAAAAGCCGCTGTTCTCCGTCGAAGAGCGCAAGGAGCTGCTGGCCAAGGTGACCAAGCCGATGCCCAATGTGGAAATCGACAGCTTCCGCGATCTGCTCGTCCGCTATATGCGCTCCAAAAATGCGCAGGTGATCGTGCGCGGCATTCGTTCGGTGACTGACTTTGAATATGAGCTGCAACTGGCGTCGACCAACCAGCATCTGGACAACGGCATCGAGACGATCTTCATGATGACCAATCCCAAATATTCGTATCTCAGCTCCAGCATCGTCAAGGAGATCGCTCAATTTCAGGGCAATGTCCATGAGCTGGTGTCGCCTGAGGTCGAGCAGGCGTTGCAGGTCAAGTTCGCTGAGGTGCAGCCGGACAGCTAG
- a CDS encoding AgrD family cyclic lactone autoinducer peptide → MSKRALRAAAALISCTAALSVMSASFLWVNQPEVPEELLT, encoded by the coding sequence ATGAGCAAAAGAGCACTTAGAGCAGCGGCAGCCTTAATAAGCTGCACGGCGGCCTTGTCCGTCATGAGCGCCAGCTTTCTGTGGGTGAACCAGCCAGAGGTGCCCGAAGAATTGCTGACATAG
- the recG gene encoding ATP-dependent DNA helicase RecG: MTMVIDQISVRQVKGVSAPKEQELHAFGVHTVGDLLEYYPFRYEDYRIRELSSVKDGEKITVQGKIMGEPVMQRYGRAKSRLSCKVAVEQWLVTAVFFNRHYLKDQLQPGREIVLTGKWDQRRLQLTVADSEFPGGASAKSGTLQPVYSVGGSLTQNWMRKTIGQALLQYGTMVEEVLPRELVAQHRLMPRREAIRRIHHPEDSHEGQEARRRMVYEELFLFQLKLHAYRAWNRDRKDGVPHKIDNEAVLAFVRQLPFELTESQKKVTNEILHDMRQPYCMNRLLQGDVGSGKTVVAAIALYAAVTSGHQGALMVPTEILAEQHMRSLQRLFEPYHVQVGLLTGSMTERQRRDVLGGLQMGLTQIAVGTHALIQDGVHFQQLGVVVTDEQHRFGVNQRSVLRRKGMNPDVLTMTATPIPRTLAITAFGDMDVSTLRERPQGRKPIKTYWVKHELLNRVLGFIRREVSAGRQAYLICPLIEESDKLDVQNAIDLHVQLQQAFPDYRVGLLHGRMAAAEKEEAMRQFSVNETQVLVSTTVVEVGVDVPNATLMVVMDAERFGLSQLHQLRGRVGRGAHQSYCVLIADPKSEIGQERMKVMTETDDGFEVSRRDLELRGPGDFFGTKQSGLPEFKLADMSSDFAVLEQARDDAAQLVADERFWKLPEYGALRERLTREQIFQGDLLD; encoded by the coding sequence ATGACGATGGTTATAGATCAGATTTCTGTCCGCCAAGTGAAAGGCGTGAGTGCTCCGAAGGAACAGGAGCTTCACGCCTTTGGCGTTCATACGGTTGGAGATCTGCTGGAGTATTATCCGTTTCGTTATGAGGATTACCGGATTCGGGAGCTATCCTCGGTGAAGGATGGCGAGAAGATTACGGTGCAGGGCAAGATTATGGGGGAGCCGGTCATGCAGCGCTACGGACGCGCGAAGTCCCGGTTGAGCTGTAAGGTGGCGGTCGAGCAATGGCTGGTGACAGCGGTCTTCTTCAACCGTCATTATCTGAAGGATCAGCTTCAACCAGGGCGCGAGATTGTGCTGACAGGCAAATGGGATCAGCGCAGGCTGCAGCTAACGGTGGCGGATTCGGAGTTCCCCGGTGGCGCATCCGCCAAATCAGGCACGCTGCAGCCGGTCTATTCCGTCGGGGGCTCGCTCACGCAGAACTGGATGCGCAAGACGATCGGGCAGGCGCTGCTGCAATACGGCACGATGGTTGAGGAGGTGCTGCCGCGCGAGCTGGTGGCGCAGCACCGGCTTATGCCGCGCCGCGAGGCAATTCGGCGCATCCACCATCCCGAGGACTCGCATGAGGGGCAGGAGGCGCGGCGGCGAATGGTGTATGAGGAGTTATTTCTGTTCCAACTGAAGCTGCACGCTTACCGCGCCTGGAATCGCGATCGCAAGGACGGGGTGCCCCACAAGATCGACAATGAGGCAGTGCTGGCCTTCGTCCGCCAGTTGCCCTTCGAGCTGACGGAATCGCAGAAGAAGGTGACGAACGAAATTCTGCATGACATGCGCCAGCCATACTGCATGAACCGACTGCTGCAGGGCGATGTTGGCTCTGGCAAGACGGTGGTCGCAGCGATCGCGCTATATGCGGCTGTAACCTCGGGTCATCAGGGGGCGCTGATGGTGCCGACGGAGATACTGGCAGAGCAGCATATGCGCTCCTTGCAGCGGCTGTTCGAGCCGTATCATGTACAGGTTGGGCTGCTGACGGGCAGCATGACGGAGCGCCAGCGGCGCGATGTGCTGGGCGGACTGCAGATGGGGCTGACGCAGATTGCAGTGGGCACGCATGCGCTCATTCAGGACGGGGTTCATTTTCAACAGCTTGGCGTTGTGGTGACGGATGAGCAGCACCGCTTCGGGGTGAATCAGCGCAGTGTACTGCGGCGCAAGGGGATGAACCCGGATGTGCTGACGATGACGGCGACGCCGATTCCCCGCACGCTGGCGATTACGGCCTTCGGCGACATGGATGTGTCGACGCTGCGCGAGCGGCCGCAGGGGCGCAAGCCGATCAAGACCTATTGGGTCAAGCACGAGCTGCTGAATCGGGTATTGGGCTTCATCCGCCGCGAGGTGTCGGCAGGCAGGCAGGCGTATCTGATCTGCCCGTTGATCGAGGAGTCGGACAAGCTCGATGTGCAAAATGCGATTGACCTGCATGTGCAGTTGCAGCAAGCTTTCCCCGATTATCGCGTCGGTCTGCTGCACGGGCGGATGGCAGCGGCGGAGAAGGAGGAGGCGATGCGCCAGTTCAGTGTTAATGAGACGCAGGTGCTCGTCTCGACGACAGTGGTTGAGGTTGGCGTCGATGTGCCGAACGCGACGCTGATGGTGGTGATGGATGCCGAGCGCTTCGGTCTGTCGCAGTTGCATCAGTTGCGCGGCCGTGTCGGGCGGGGCGCTCATCAGTCGTACTGTGTGCTCATCGCTGACCCGAAGTCGGAGATCGGGCAGGAGCGGATGAAGGTGATGACGGAGACGGATGACGGCTTCGAGGTGTCGCGGCGTGATCTGGAGCTGCGCGGCCCAGGCGACTTCTTCGGAACCAAGCAGAGCGGGCTGCCGGAGTTCAAGCTCGCCGATATGTCGAGCGACTTCGCGGTGCTGGAGCAGGCGCGCGATGATGCGGCGCAGCTCGTGGCGGACGAGCGCTTCTGGAAGCTGCCGGAGTATGGCGCGCTGCGCGAGCGGCTGACGCGGGAGCAGATTTTCCAGGGAGACTTGCTCGACTGA
- the rsmD gene encoding 16S rRNA (guanine(966)-N(2))-methyltransferase RsmD: MRVIAGEAKGRPLKAVPGNRTRPTTDKVKEAVFSIIGPFFDGGMALDLFAGTGGLGIEALSRGMDKAIFVDLEKASIDVIRHNLAAARMEERAEVYKNDARRAIKLLHKRGLSFRLIFLDPPYRMKDVDELMEELAARELVEEGATVLVEHESDHHYSEQIGHYSQVKRAVYGETAITIYSYRQTQHTGGLSTCQQQNDLNE; encoded by the coding sequence GTGAGAGTGATTGCAGGCGAGGCCAAGGGGAGACCGCTGAAGGCGGTGCCCGGCAATCGGACAAGGCCGACGACGGACAAGGTGAAGGAGGCGGTCTTTAGCATTATCGGCCCTTTCTTCGATGGCGGGATGGCGCTGGATCTGTTCGCAGGCACCGGTGGATTAGGAATTGAAGCGCTGAGCAGGGGGATGGATAAGGCGATATTTGTCGATCTGGAGAAGGCGAGCATCGACGTGATCCGTCATAATCTTGCCGCGGCCAGGATGGAGGAGCGAGCCGAGGTGTACAAAAATGATGCGCGCCGTGCGATCAAGCTGCTGCACAAGCGGGGACTCTCGTTTCGGCTCATCTTCCTCGATCCGCCGTACCGGATGAAGGATGTGGATGAGCTGATGGAGGAGCTTGCTGCTCGCGAGTTGGTTGAGGAGGGGGCTACTGTTCTGGTTGAGCATGAATCCGATCATCACTATTCGGAACAGATCGGTCACTACAGCCAAGTCAAGCGCGCCGTATACGGCGAAACCGCTATCACCATCTACAGTTATCGTCAGACGCAGCATACAGGGGGGCTTTCAACATGTCAACAACAGAACGATTTGAACGAGTAG
- a CDS encoding N-acetylmuramoyl-L-alanine amidase, protein MRIAIDAGHGPQTAGKRSPDGSLREFQFNHAVAVYLRELLQQYGKVETLMVHAEDGSRDVPLKERTDKANQWRADIYLSIHANASGSSWSTAEGIETYIHPLSSAASLRLAQAVQRQLVKLTGRRDRGVKQANFHVLRETAMPAILVECGFMTHLEEARLLQTDGYRRQCAQALAAGVAEVYGLKAATGGGEQMINGFKDVPQEHWAAAAIGKVTEAGIMNGVTTDEFGIGQPVTREQLAVILDRLGLLQK, encoded by the coding sequence ATGAGAATAGCGATCGATGCGGGGCATGGCCCACAAACAGCGGGCAAGCGTTCGCCGGACGGCAGCTTGCGGGAGTTTCAGTTCAATCATGCGGTCGCGGTCTACTTGCGTGAGCTGCTGCAGCAATATGGCAAGGTGGAGACGCTGATGGTACATGCCGAGGACGGGAGTCGTGATGTGCCGCTCAAGGAGCGGACGGACAAGGCGAACCAGTGGCGAGCAGATATCTATCTGTCTATTCATGCCAATGCCAGCGGCAGCAGTTGGAGCACGGCAGAGGGAATCGAAACGTACATTCATCCTTTGTCCTCCGCTGCCTCGCTGCGGCTGGCGCAGGCGGTGCAGCGGCAACTGGTGAAGCTGACAGGTCGGCGCGACCGCGGGGTCAAGCAAGCTAACTTTCATGTACTGCGGGAGACGGCAATGCCGGCTATACTGGTGGAGTGCGGCTTCATGACGCATCTGGAGGAGGCACGGCTGCTTCAGACAGATGGCTACCGGAGGCAATGCGCGCAAGCGCTGGCGGCAGGAGTGGCGGAGGTCTACGGACTGAAGGCGGCCACGGGAGGTGGGGAACAGATGATTAACGGCTTCAAGGATGTGCCGCAGGAGCATTGGGCGGCGGCAGCAATCGGCAAGGTGACGGAAGCGGGCATTATGAACGGGGTGACCACGGATGAATTCGGCATCGGGCAGCCGGTAACCCGCGAGCAGTTGGCTGTCATCCTGGATCGGCTCGGGCTGCTGCAGAAGTAA
- the csaA gene encoding chaperone CsaA, translating to MATLDDFMALDMRIGTILQAEPFPEARKPAIRLQIDLGELGIKSSSAQITQRYTPEQLIGRQVVAIVNFPPRRIAGFKSEVLVLGAVPGEGDVVLLQPDQPLASGTPIA from the coding sequence ATGGCAACCTTAGACGATTTTATGGCGCTCGACATGCGGATCGGCACCATCCTACAGGCCGAGCCCTTCCCAGAGGCCCGAAAGCCCGCCATACGGCTGCAGATTGATCTGGGCGAGCTGGGCATTAAAAGCTCCTCAGCGCAGATTACGCAGCGCTACACCCCGGAGCAACTGATCGGGCGGCAAGTAGTCGCCATCGTTAACTTTCCCCCGCGCCGCATCGCCGGCTTCAAGTCTGAGGTGCTCGTGCTGGGCGCCGTGCCGGGAGAAGGCGATGTCGTGCTGCTGCAGCCCGATCAACCGCTAGCAAGCGGCACCCCGATCGCTTAG